A region of bacterium DNA encodes the following proteins:
- a CDS encoding TonB-dependent receptor: MKCIIAFLVLSLCPVMAQISIHGTVKDENGEPLIGVNIVEKNTYNGTTTNAKGEFRIKVVSGATLVFSYLGYIKQEIPIKSDGVALDVTMSESPIQMGDIQVVGSRSYNRTAIETPVPVDIIDMRDIPKKLGQIEINQVLQYVAPSFNSNKQSGADGADHIDPATLRGLGPDQTLVLINGKRRHQSSLINIFGSRGRGNTGTDLNAIPVSAIERIEILRNGASAQYGSDAIAGVINIVLKSSIEEFSGSVNGGFNRADPGSSYDVKLPKDYSWDGETKSINANYGFKLGENGFINITGDYTTKQKTNRPADPGAFDIYREKFGDAGVDNTAFFVNSAYPLNDKTSFYVFGGMNFRNTDAYAWTRTADEERNVTAIYPNGFNPRITSKIFDRSVSTGLRSKWGKWDVDINNTFGMNRFDYTIKGTLNASLEAASPTNFDAGGFQLIQNTSGINFSKFYPSIKKGLNVAVGLEYRIDNYQIFAGEEGSWETYGPVIFSVDGTDTTYRPGGSQGFPGFRPSDEVDKSRGNFGSYVDLELDVTDQWMTGVAARYENYSDFGSTFNGKIATRFKVNPNVTLRGSASTGFRAPSLAQVYFNSTFTDFVSGVAIDKLIARNNGPIANALGIPKLKEETAFDISSGFTAKYGEFTATVDGYYVSIKDRIVLTGAFEDTDPDIGADLQALNVGAAQFFTNAIDTKTKGIDIVLQHTAHFNDHQLSTTLAGNFNDMELGKIHTTDRLQGKEDIYFGTREQRFLLASAPNSKINLTFDHRYGPFNANLQFVRFGKVVLEDWIGTKDVYDPKVVTNITLGYQITHHVTLTAGAANLFNVYPDQQDTETETGGLWDAVQMGFSGTYYFTKLGFNF, from the coding sequence ATGAAATGTATTATTGCATTTCTGGTTTTAAGCTTGTGTCCAGTCATGGCACAAATTTCAATTCACGGTACGGTCAAAGATGAAAATGGCGAACCCTTAATCGGAGTCAACATCGTTGAAAAAAATACTTACAATGGAACGACGACCAATGCAAAAGGAGAATTTAGAATCAAGGTTGTATCCGGCGCGACGCTTGTCTTTAGTTATCTTGGTTATATCAAGCAGGAAATACCTATTAAATCTGATGGAGTTGCATTGGATGTCACCATGTCCGAAAGTCCGATCCAGATGGGTGATATCCAAGTCGTAGGTTCACGAAGCTATAATCGAACGGCTATAGAAACACCAGTTCCAGTCGATATTATCGATATGCGGGACATTCCGAAAAAGTTAGGGCAAATCGAAATCAATCAAGTGCTGCAATATGTAGCTCCTTCGTTTAATTCCAATAAACAATCAGGCGCTGATGGGGCTGATCACATCGATCCCGCTACGTTACGCGGTTTGGGGCCGGATCAAACGCTCGTACTGATTAATGGAAAACGCCGCCATCAGTCTTCATTGATCAATATTTTTGGCTCACGCGGTCGTGGCAATACAGGAACTGATTTGAATGCGATACCAGTCAGTGCCATCGAGCGTATTGAAATTCTTCGTAATGGTGCGAGTGCACAATATGGATCCGATGCTATTGCTGGCGTCATCAATATCGTACTCAAATCCTCCATTGAAGAATTTTCAGGATCGGTCAACGGCGGTTTCAATCGCGCGGATCCGGGATCATCGTATGATGTTAAACTTCCGAAGGATTATAGCTGGGACGGCGAAACTAAAAGTATCAATGCTAATTATGGTTTTAAATTGGGCGAAAACGGGTTTATCAATATCACCGGTGATTATACGACTAAACAAAAAACCAACCGTCCGGCTGATCCAGGCGCATTTGATATCTATCGCGAAAAATTCGGCGATGCGGGTGTTGATAATACGGCTTTTTTTGTCAATTCGGCTTATCCGCTCAATGACAAAACTAGTTTTTATGTGTTTGGTGGAATGAATTTTCGCAACACCGATGCGTACGCATGGACACGAACTGCCGATGAAGAACGTAATGTCACTGCAATCTATCCAAATGGTTTTAATCCGCGAATTACTTCAAAAATTTTTGATCGTTCGGTGTCAACAGGTTTGCGGAGTAAATGGGGTAAATGGGATGTCGATATCAATAATACTTTTGGAATGAATCGTTTTGATTATACCATTAAAGGAACTCTGAATGCTTCGCTTGAAGCGGCATCGCCGACCAACTTTGATGCAGGAGGATTCCAATTAATACAAAATACCAGCGGCATCAATTTTTCTAAATTTTATCCGAGTATTAAAAAAGGATTAAATGTCGCTGTTGGATTGGAATACCGTATCGATAACTATCAAATTTTTGCAGGTGAAGAAGGATCATGGGAGACGTATGGTCCGGTCATATTTTCAGTAGACGGAACGGATACTACTTATCGTCCGGGAGGTTCTCAAGGTTTTCCAGGTTTCCGTCCCTCGGATGAAGTTGACAAATCGAGGGGAAATTTTGGAAGTTACGTCGATCTGGAGCTTGATGTCACGGATCAATGGATGACCGGCGTAGCCGCACGATATGAAAATTACAGTGATTTTGGAAGCACGTTTAATGGGAAAATTGCTACACGTTTCAAAGTCAATCCCAACGTGACTTTGCGGGGATCAGCAAGTACGGGCTTCAGAGCGCCCTCGCTCGCACAGGTTTATTTTAATTCCACATTTACAGATTTTGTTTCAGGTGTTGCGATTGATAAATTAATTGCCAGAAATAACGGCCCGATAGCAAATGCGTTGGGAATACCAAAACTCAAAGAGGAGACAGCGTTCGATATCAGCAGTGGCTTCACGGCGAAATACGGCGAATTTACGGCAACCGTCGATGGTTACTACGTCTCGATCAAAGATCGCATTGTGTTGACCGGAGCGTTTGAAGATACCGACCCTGATATCGGAGCTGATTTGCAAGCATTGAATGTAGGCGCAGCACAATTTTTTACCAATGCCATCGACACGAAAACTAAAGGCATTGATATTGTTTTGCAACATACCGCCCATTTCAACGATCATCAGCTTTCGACAACATTGGCCGGTAATTTCAACGACATGGAGTTAGGAAAAATTCATACAACTGACCGATTACAAGGGAAAGAAGATATTTATTTTGGGACGCGCGAGCAGCGGTTTTTGCTGGCTTCAGCGCCAAATAGTAAGATTAATCTTACTTTCGATCATCGGTATGGCCCGTTCAATGCCAATCTTCAATTTGTAAGATTTGGAAAAGTAGTACTCGAAGACTGGATCGGCACTAAAGACGTGTATGATCCTAAAGTTGTAACTAACATTACATTGGGATATCAGATTACTCATCACGTCACATTGACGGCCGGCGCAGCTAACTTATTCAATGTATATCCTGACCAACAAGATACCGAGACGGAAACAGGCGGATTGTGGGATGCTGTTCAAATGGGTTTTAGTGGTACATACTATTTCACCAAACTAGGGTTTAATTTTTAA
- a CDS encoding c-type cytochrome produces MKKTLFTIAIASVLCIVYYSTISCQTNKPKNLKVIKDRDMTIEEMKEYMRTFTLSLGVECDYCHDTDNYSGDDKKEKNITRDMIVLTEMLNEKYFANAKENVTCYTCHRGSVRVKNIPPGL; encoded by the coding sequence ATGAAGAAAACGCTTTTTACGATTGCGATTGCTTCTGTTTTGTGTATCGTGTATTACTCAACGATCAGTTGTCAAACCAACAAACCCAAGAATTTGAAAGTCATAAAAGATAGGGATATGACGATCGAGGAAATGAAAGAGTATATGCGTACGTTTACATTGTCACTGGGAGTAGAATGCGATTATTGCCACGATACGGATAATTATTCAGGCGACGATAAAAAAGAAAAAAATATTACACGGGATATGATAGTGCTTACGGAAATGTTGAATGAAAAATATTTCGCGAATGCGAAAGAAAATGTAACGTGTTATACTTGCCATCGCGGTTCCGTACGCGTAAAAAACATTCCTCCGGGTCTATGA
- a CDS encoding pseudouridine synthase produces MTFRYIIFNKPYDVLCQFTPTANRKTLSDFGFPKEVYSVGRLDADSEGLLFLTDDGILAHQLIDPKYEHSRTYWALIENVPSVALLAKLEKGVIIEGKKTKPAQVRLLTCEPAFPERVKPIRFRKNIPTVWIELTLTEGRNRQVRKMTASIGHPTLRLVRIKMASLNLDNLQPGEWRYLTDKEIDTLKHLIKKRS; encoded by the coding sequence ATGACCTTCCGTTATATTATCTTCAATAAACCCTACGACGTTTTATGCCAATTTACGCCTACGGCAAACCGTAAAACTTTATCGGATTTTGGATTTCCCAAAGAAGTGTACTCGGTTGGGCGGCTTGATGCTGACAGCGAAGGTTTGCTATTTTTAACGGATGACGGCATTTTGGCCCATCAATTAATCGATCCGAAATACGAACATTCCAGAACATATTGGGCGCTGATCGAAAATGTTCCATCAGTCGCACTGCTTGCGAAACTAGAAAAAGGCGTGATCATTGAAGGAAAGAAAACCAAACCTGCACAAGTACGGTTATTGACTTGTGAACCGGCTTTCCCAGAAAGAGTTAAACCCATTCGTTTTAGAAAAAACATTCCGACTGTATGGATTGAATTGACCTTAACTGAGGGAAGAAATCGGCAAGTGCGTAAGATGACCGCATCGATCGGCCACCCAACCTTACGGTTGGTAAGGATTAAAATGGCGTCCTTGAATTTAGATAACCTTCAACCCGGGGAATGGAGATATTTAACCGATAAAGAAATTGATACATTGAAACACCTCATAAAAAAACGCTCATAG
- a CDS encoding sigma-54 dependent transcriptional regulator yields MNTKLKHKVLCVDDEQPILSVLRKILEDHYTIFTVSSGEEALDILHQHEVAVVVVDQKMPSMSGVELLRHIKETHPYTVRIVLTAYADIHDLVDSVNVGEIYRYIHKPWETQTLLDVLADAVKKYEENIANAQRKNQYERLAIEKAKLEQEIVVLKSEIEKEFSLDNIISVSPEMNEVRRLIKSASVSDETVLIQGESGTGKELVAKAIHFNSKRQHNKFTAIDCGALAENLLESELFGHKKGAFTGAFYDKKGLFEEAEGGTVFLDEISNTSLSLQAKLLRVIQEKEIRRIGETHFRRVDVRIISATNKNLYEEFRKGAFREDLYYRLNVIPIHLPPLRNRRSDIPILINHFINDHNRNSEKKVRSLSQEVINFLCSREWKGNVRELKNLINRMVIFAESDFLGINDIPEEFRRELHEIQYPVPSKATGFEFKINGIQTIEELERSYIRYVLNKTANKAEAAKLLGMKRTTLLMRMKKLGLMA; encoded by the coding sequence ATGAATACAAAATTGAAACATAAAGTTTTGTGCGTTGACGACGAACAACCGATACTCAGCGTATTACGAAAAATCCTCGAAGATCATTATACTATTTTTACTGTATCGAGCGGGGAAGAAGCGTTAGATATTTTACATCAGCACGAAGTGGCTGTTGTAGTTGTTGATCAAAAAATGCCATCGATGAGCGGTGTCGAACTTCTCAGGCATATCAAAGAAACTCATCCTTATACTGTCCGCATCGTTTTAACTGCTTATGCCGATATTCATGATCTGGTAGATTCCGTTAACGTCGGAGAGATTTACCGCTATATCCACAAACCGTGGGAAACTCAAACGCTGCTTGACGTATTGGCCGATGCTGTCAAAAAATATGAAGAAAATATCGCCAATGCACAGCGCAAGAACCAATATGAGCGCCTTGCTATTGAGAAAGCAAAACTCGAGCAAGAAATCGTCGTCCTTAAATCTGAAATCGAAAAAGAATTTTCACTCGACAATATTATCAGCGTCAGCCCGGAGATGAATGAAGTTCGGCGTCTGATTAAATCGGCATCCGTAAGCGATGAAACCGTTCTGATTCAAGGTGAAAGCGGGACGGGAAAAGAATTGGTTGCCAAGGCCATTCACTTTAACAGCAAGCGTCAGCACAATAAATTCACAGCGATCGACTGTGGCGCTTTGGCCGAGAATCTTTTAGAAAGTGAATTATTTGGACATAAGAAAGGCGCATTTACGGGCGCGTTTTATGATAAAAAAGGATTGTTTGAAGAAGCGGAAGGCGGAACGGTTTTTCTGGATGAAATTTCCAATACTTCCTTATCGCTTCAAGCCAAGTTGCTCCGTGTTATTCAAGAAAAAGAGATTCGTCGGATCGGTGAAACACATTTTCGCCGAGTTGATGTCAGGATCATTTCGGCAACCAATAAAAACCTTTACGAAGAATTCCGTAAAGGAGCCTTCCGAGAAGATTTATATTACCGTTTGAATGTAATTCCCATTCACCTACCACCTTTACGTAACCGTCGCTCCGACATTCCTATTTTGATTAATCATTTCATTAATGATCATAACCGGAATTCTGAAAAAAAGGTACGTTCGCTATCACAGGAAGTAATTAATTTCCTTTGTTCTCGTGAATGGAAGGGAAATGTTCGTGAACTAAAAAACCTGATTAACCGTATGGTAATTTTTGCCGAAAGCGATTTTTTGGGGATCAACGACATCCCTGAAGAATTTCGCCGCGAACTCCACGAAATCCAATACCCTGTGCCTTCTAAAGCAACAGGTTTTGAATTCAAAATCAACGGTATTCAGACAATCGAAGAATTAGAACGATCTTACATCCGTTACGTCCTTAACAAAACTGCTAATAAAGCCGAGGCGGCAAAGTTACTCGGTATGAAACGCACTACGTTGCTCATGCGTATGAAAAAATTGGGACTAATGGCCTGA
- the rlmD gene encoding 23S rRNA (uracil(1939)-C(5))-methyltransferase RlmD, which translates to MESIREMTIHKGSEIELTVESVSFGGQGIARVNDFVVFVNGGITGDRVLAKIIKKKKSFAEAQAISVLTPSTNRIKPECELFGICGGCSWQDVAYDTQLEFKRQNVQEVFERIGGFKDIHIPKPIGSKDIYHYRNKMEFTFGDRPWLTASQLSDINQQFEPFALGLHVPQRFDKVLPVHHCHLQSKLANEILNFVKHFTRNSGLRPYSVKNHSGFWRFLVIRQSKRTDDLMINLITSEEQPDIIKEFKDQILLQFPQITSLINGISSKKAQVAFSDYEILLHGSPFIIEKLGDFEFEISSNAFFQTNTLAAEKLYQVALEFADLKGHELVYDLYCGTGSISIFISKSAKKVIGIELIEAAVENAQKNIKHNRITNCEFLLGDLRKTINQLHQTPDVVIVDPPRSGMHEDVINSLLELAPPTIVYVSCNPSTQARDLALLCKQYRIEKIQPVDMFPHTYHIENVVRLVKA; encoded by the coding sequence ATGGAATCAATTCGTGAAATGACCATCCATAAAGGATCTGAAATCGAATTAACGGTTGAATCAGTTTCCTTCGGCGGCCAGGGGATTGCGCGCGTTAACGATTTTGTGGTTTTTGTAAACGGCGGAATCACCGGTGATCGCGTCTTAGCTAAAATTATAAAAAAGAAAAAAAGTTTCGCTGAAGCGCAGGCAATCAGTGTTCTCACGCCTTCGACCAATCGTATCAAGCCGGAATGTGAATTATTTGGCATCTGCGGCGGATGCAGTTGGCAAGATGTCGCCTACGATACGCAATTAGAATTCAAGCGGCAAAACGTTCAGGAAGTTTTTGAACGAATTGGCGGTTTCAAAGACATCCATATCCCCAAACCCATCGGTTCCAAAGATATTTATCATTATCGAAATAAAATGGAATTTACGTTTGGGGATCGCCCATGGTTAACGGCTAGCCAGTTATCGGACATCAATCAGCAATTCGAACCTTTTGCTCTCGGTCTGCACGTTCCGCAACGTTTCGATAAAGTTCTCCCTGTGCATCACTGTCATCTTCAGTCAAAACTGGCGAACGAGATTTTGAATTTTGTTAAACATTTTACACGTAATAGCGGGCTACGACCTTATTCGGTAAAAAATCATTCCGGATTTTGGCGCTTTCTGGTTATTCGCCAGTCCAAAAGAACTGACGATCTGATGATCAATCTCATCACATCTGAAGAACAGCCCGATATTATCAAGGAATTTAAAGATCAGATCCTTCTACAATTTCCACAAATCACAAGCCTGATTAACGGGATCAGTTCAAAAAAAGCGCAAGTAGCGTTTAGTGATTACGAGATACTTTTGCACGGATCTCCGTTTATTATAGAAAAACTTGGAGATTTTGAATTTGAAATTTCATCCAATGCTTTTTTTCAGACCAACACACTGGCCGCAGAAAAACTTTACCAAGTTGCTCTTGAATTTGCTGACTTGAAAGGCCATGAATTGGTGTACGATCTTTATTGCGGCACGGGGTCAATCAGTATATTTATTTCAAAATCTGCTAAAAAAGTTATTGGTATAGAGCTTATTGAAGCCGCGGTCGAAAATGCTCAAAAAAATATCAAACATAACCGGATCACTAATTGTGAATTTCTTTTAGGCGATTTGCGCAAAACTATAAATCAATTACATCAAACACCCGATGTTGTGATTGTCGATCCTCCCCGGTCCGGAATGCATGAAGACGTCATCAATTCATTATTGGAACTGGCTCCGCCAACTATTGTTTACGTCAGTTGTAATCCCTCCACTCAGGCGCGTGATTTGGCCTTATTATGCAAACAGTATCGCATCGAAAAAATTCAACCGGTTGATATGTTTCCACATACTTATCATATTGAAAATGTCGTTCGTTTGGTAAAAGCATGA
- a CDS encoding protein kinase, whose product MENLIQSYEITKQIGSGGMATVFMGRHPSLDRLVAIKVVKGDNRDKVKRFAREAVLSAALKQENLPAIYDYFVDAQKNHYLVMEYVDGIDVSDIIKSRATIPHFVSVMIAREVARGLEHMHEKGIIHRDIKPSNVRLSKDGQVKLMDFGIAKEEDEEAHKNLTSTGIIIGTPSYMSPEQASGDKLTTQSDIFSLGTMMYEMLTGKKPFSADSNLTLITLIAQGRYESLDRSQINIPQPLIRIVDRAMSKNLDTRYQHIGLVIKDLNHYLQSISQSQLLHFLMQYYSAVIGKDKNQDFTPFDKLPHIADAPEPSEVPDESTGEYIAKFYDKRKRKKKIAIAAVTAFALAILVWFGWKGQWPFDFDGPAFGSVNLSLKSDKADVLNDAHIYINDKEWLHSGNFDGKTILNHFQKGRNSLRIKFPLLYQNYEYNFTLEKETESKDVTLDLDKLSTLLDAYRGESRRLGFAVNTDPAGAFVYIDNDFKNIFAKTPSPLTWPNVRATFHKISIQKEGFRTVEIERPFTPNELLNIHIDLVPDKKK is encoded by the coding sequence ATGGAAAATCTTATCCAGAGTTATGAAATCACTAAGCAAATTGGATCCGGCGGAATGGCTACGGTATTTATGGGACGGCATCCAAGCTTGGATCGTTTGGTTGCCATCAAAGTGGTCAAAGGCGACAATCGTGACAAAGTCAAACGATTTGCCCGTGAAGCCGTTTTATCGGCAGCATTGAAGCAGGAAAACTTGCCGGCCATTTATGACTATTTTGTCGATGCACAGAAAAATCACTACCTGGTTATGGAATATGTTGATGGGATTGACGTGAGCGATATTATCAAATCACGCGCTACGATTCCGCATTTTGTATCCGTGATGATTGCCCGCGAAGTCGCGCGCGGACTTGAGCACATGCACGAAAAAGGCATTATTCATCGCGATATTAAACCCAGTAATGTCCGCCTGAGCAAGGATGGCCAAGTCAAACTCATGGACTTTGGAATTGCCAAAGAAGAAGACGAGGAAGCGCACAAAAATCTGACTTCTACAGGTATTATCATTGGCACGCCGTCGTATATGTCTCCGGAACAAGCATCGGGCGATAAACTTACAACCCAAAGCGATATCTTCAGCCTCGGCACGATGATGTACGAAATGCTGACCGGGAAAAAACCTTTTTCGGCCGATAGTAATCTCACCTTGATAACCCTTATTGCGCAAGGACGCTATGAATCGTTAGATCGGTCACAAATCAATATTCCTCAGCCTTTGATCAGAATTGTCGACCGTGCAATGTCCAAAAACTTAGACACCCGATATCAACATATCGGCCTGGTCATTAAAGATTTGAACCATTATCTACAATCAATTTCGCAATCGCAATTGTTGCATTTTCTGATGCAATATTATTCAGCGGTAATCGGTAAAGACAAAAATCAGGATTTCACGCCATTTGACAAACTGCCGCATATCGCCGACGCTCCGGAACCCAGTGAAGTCCCTGATGAATCGACCGGTGAATACATTGCTAAATTTTATGATAAGAGAAAAAGAAAAAAGAAAATTGCGATAGCAGCGGTAACGGCGTTTGCTCTTGCTATCCTGGTTTGGTTTGGCTGGAAAGGACAATGGCCGTTTGACTTTGACGGACCGGCTTTTGGCAGCGTGAATCTTTCACTCAAATCGGATAAAGCCGATGTGTTGAATGATGCCCACATTTATATCAACGATAAAGAATGGTTGCACTCAGGCAATTTCGATGGAAAAACCATTCTCAATCATTTCCAGAAAGGGCGTAATTCTTTGCGAATTAAATTTCCACTCCTGTATCAAAATTATGAATACAATTTTACGCTGGAGAAAGAAACCGAAAGTAAAGATGTTACCTTGGATTTGGATAAGCTATCGACGTTGTTGGATGCATACCGCGGAGAGAGCCGGCGGCTTGGATTTGCCGTCAATACCGATCCAGCCGGCGCTTTTGTCTATATCGACAACGATTTTAAAAACATCTTTGCTAAAACGCCATCACCCCTGACCTGGCCTAATGTCCGGGCTACATTTCATAAAATCAGCATCCAAAAAGAAGGGTTCCGTACGGTAGAAATCGAACGCCCGTTTACTCCCAACGAATTACTCAATATACATATTGATTTGGTTCCCGATAAGAAAAAATAA
- the raiA gene encoding ribosome-associated translation inhibitor RaiA, protein MKVRITSRHQKLSAQIKDYLEDKINRLEKYYDKIIDCEVIMDAEKTKELVEINIKVYGTILHVKARENDVTKAIDTATDKLEVQLKKFKGKLRKRTHDRMSDILNEKEDALAELE, encoded by the coding sequence ATGAAAGTAAGAATCACTTCACGTCATCAGAAATTATCGGCACAAATCAAAGACTATTTGGAAGACAAAATTAATCGACTGGAAAAATACTATGACAAAATCATTGACTGTGAAGTTATCATGGACGCTGAAAAAACGAAAGAGTTGGTTGAAATAAACATTAAAGTTTACGGAACGATTTTACACGTTAAAGCTAGAGAAAATGACGTTACCAAAGCCATAGACACCGCAACGGATAAACTGGAAGTTCAATTGAAAAAATTCAAAGGCAAATTACGCAAACGGACTCATGACCGAATGAGCGATATATTGAATGAAAAGGAAGATGCATTAGCGGAATTAGAATAA
- the xerC gene encoding tyrosine recombinase XerC, with protein sequence MIRTYLDRFLRYLDAERNYSSKTLIAYKKDLEDFTTFIERRFDSREFSLTEISKDEIRAFLGYLSKQQLEKKSVARKLSAVKSFFKFLIKQDVVKTNPGKLIKTPKYEKTVPSFLTVDQIQTVFDFFDDRIPADVRDKAILELFYGSGIRLSELVGLDFPNINFSNQTISVLGKGAKQRIIPIGEKAISALKNYRSVRNQISTTESSDNSQAVFIGKNGKRITPLAVQRMIKKVLTRVSDAHKLSPHIVRHSFATHLLDNGADLRAVKDLLGHENLSTTQIYTHITIDRLKNAYKKAHPRAET encoded by the coding sequence ATGATTCGTACTTATCTCGATCGATTTCTCCGCTATCTCGATGCTGAACGTAATTATTCCAGTAAAACCCTTATCGCATACAAAAAAGATCTTGAAGATTTCACTACTTTTATTGAACGTCGTTTCGACAGCCGAGAATTCAGTCTAACTGAAATTTCAAAAGATGAAATTCGCGCTTTTCTCGGCTATTTATCTAAACAGCAATTAGAAAAAAAAAGTGTCGCGCGTAAATTATCAGCCGTTAAATCGTTTTTTAAATTTCTCATTAAACAAGACGTCGTCAAAACCAATCCCGGAAAGCTAATCAAGACTCCGAAATATGAAAAAACGGTTCCGTCCTTTTTGACGGTCGATCAAATCCAAACCGTATTTGATTTTTTTGACGATCGCATACCGGCAGACGTACGTGACAAAGCTATCCTTGAACTTTTTTACGGATCAGGTATTCGTTTGAGTGAACTTGTCGGACTTGATTTTCCCAACATCAATTTCTCCAATCAAACTATTTCTGTTTTAGGTAAAGGCGCCAAACAACGTATTATTCCCATTGGAGAAAAAGCGATCAGCGCGCTGAAAAATTATCGGTCTGTTCGTAATCAAATATCAACTACGGAATCTAGCGACAATTCTCAGGCTGTTTTTATCGGAAAGAACGGAAAACGGATCACGCCTCTCGCCGTACAACGTATGATTAAAAAAGTCTTAACTCGGGTTTCCGACGCTCATAAATTGAGCCCGCATATCGTAAGGCATTCATTTGCCACACATTTGTTGGACAATGGCGCCGATCTTAGAGCAGTTAAAGATCTCCTCGGTCATGAGAATCTTTCTACTACGCAAATTTACACCCACATCACGATTGATCGTTTGAAAAATGCCTATAAAAAAGCCCATCCGAGGGCTGAAACTTAA
- a CDS encoding septal ring lytic transglycosylase RlpA family protein: MKSIKKIILSKNNIFFLMTVYAACAPNPMYQSKRSIENEKTIITRTTSDALEVKTGVASFYADKFDGRKTANGEIFDQDKLTAAHRTYPFGTVVRVINLSNNQSVVVRINDRGPFVKNRLIDLSKSAAKSIGMIASGTANVRTEVISWGQ; this comes from the coding sequence ATGAAGTCGATAAAAAAGATCATACTATCGAAGAATAATATTTTTTTCTTAATGACGGTTTATGCCGCTTGTGCTCCCAATCCGATGTATCAATCTAAGCGATCTATCGAAAACGAGAAAACTATAATTACCCGCACGACCTCCGATGCGCTGGAAGTCAAAACCGGCGTCGCGTCATTTTATGCTGATAAATTTGACGGTAGAAAGACAGCCAACGGTGAAATTTTTGATCAGGATAAATTGACAGCGGCGCATCGGACTTACCCTTTTGGAACGGTCGTGCGTGTGATCAATTTATCAAACAATCAATCAGTAGTTGTTCGTATTAATGATCGCGGCCCTTTTGTAAAAAACAGACTTATCGATTTATCTAAATCGGCTGCTAAATCGATTGGCATGATTGCATCCGGAACGGCTAATGTTAGGACCGAAGTGATTTCTTGGGGCCAATAA